The following proteins are encoded in a genomic region of Leptospira langatensis:
- a CDS encoding nitroreductase: protein MSSFSSELESIDIAGVSSTVEDAVFTRHSIRDYESRAIEDSVLKDLFSKSLRSPSWKNSQPWKVHVVSGAKKDRLAKLMMERAKQDSAPVPDTIWPTGFPSDAKKRMFDLGMKIYGAAGIERKDKEARDKFMLRNFEFFGAPTGVFITTEFDLNFYIALDIGCYLNTVMLLARSYGLGSVPQAALSAFPEVVRQELGLSESEKVVCGLSLGYPKADSSLNRFHTPREEVSNLVKFYE from the coding sequence ATGTCTTCCTTCTCCTCAGAACTGGAATCTATCGATATTGCAGGGGTCTCTTCCACCGTCGAAGATGCAGTCTTTACTAGGCACAGCATTCGAGATTACGAGTCTAGAGCAATTGAGGATTCTGTATTAAAGGATCTATTCTCTAAGTCTTTGCGTTCTCCTAGCTGGAAGAATAGCCAGCCTTGGAAGGTGCATGTAGTGAGTGGAGCTAAGAAAGATAGATTGGCAAAGCTTATGATGGAAAGAGCCAAACAGGACTCCGCTCCTGTTCCGGATACGATTTGGCCCACCGGTTTTCCTTCCGATGCGAAGAAGAGAATGTTTGATCTGGGAATGAAGATCTACGGAGCGGCTGGCATCGAGAGAAAGGATAAGGAGGCCAGAGATAAATTTATGCTCCGTAATTTCGAATTCTTCGGGGCTCCTACAGGTGTCTTTATTACTACAGAATTCGATCTGAATTTTTATATTGCCTTGGACATAGGTTGTTATTTGAACACCGTCATGCTCCTTGCTAGAAGCTATGGATTAGGGAGCGTTCCTCAGGCGGCTCTTTCTGCTTTTCCGGAAGTAGTGAGGCAAGAGCTTGGACTTTCCGAGTCGGAGAAAGTGGTTTGCGGTCTGAGCCTCGGTTATCCGAAAGCGGACTCTAGTCTCAACCGCTTCCATACTCCTAGGGAAGAAGTTTCCAATTTAGTAAAATTCTACGAATGA